From Aedes albopictus strain Foshan chromosome 1, AalbF5, whole genome shotgun sequence, one genomic window encodes:
- the LOC134289273 gene encoding LOW QUALITY PROTEIN: mediator of RNA polymerase II transcription subunit 15-like (The sequence of the model RefSeq protein was modified relative to this genomic sequence to represent the inferred CDS: substituted 3 bases at 3 genomic stop codons) yields the protein MARLRLDWGFLFGGPPVLLXAGSYRAYDKASQDQDQDQDQDQDQDQDQDQDQDQQDQDQDQDQDQDQDQDQDQDQDQDQDQDQDQDQDQDQDQDQDQDQDQDQDQDQDEDXTEAQSEAQSEAQSKAQAVAQANAQSEAQGKTQAEAQTEAQAEEQAEAQFKAQAEAQADAQTVAQAEAQADAQTQEKAQAEAQAETETRIEAQAEAQAEAQAEPQGKAQTEAQTEAQSEAQAVPQAEVQAEAKAEAQSEAXAKAQSKAQTEVQAEAQAEAHTEAQAEAQADAQEEAQEDAQGEAQSEAQAEKHKQKHNQKHKQKHNQKQNQKHKQKQKHEQKHKRKYKQKHKQKRKQKHKQKHKEKHNQKHKQKHKQKYKQKQKQKHNQKHKQKHKQMHK from the exons ATGGCTCGACTGCG CTTGGATTGGGGTTTCCTGTTTGGTGGACCTCCTGTGCtactctaagccggcagctacaggGCCTATGATAAGG CCTCG caagaccaagaccaagaccaagaccaagaccaagaccaagaccaagaccaagaccaagaccaagaccaa caagaccaagaccaagaccaagaccaagaccaagaccaagaccaagaccaagaccaagaccaagaccaagaccaagaccaagaccaagaccaagaccaagaccaagaccaagaccaagaccaagaccaagaccaagaccaagaccaagaccaagaccaagacgaaGACTAAACTGAAGCACAATCAGAAGCACAATCAGAAGCACAATCAAAAGCACAAGCAGTAGCACAAGCAAACGCACAATCAGAAGCACAAGGAAAAACTCAAGCAGAAGCACAAACAGAAGCACAAGCAGAAGAACAAGCAGAAGCACAATTTAAAGCACAAGCAGAGGCACAAGCAGATGCACAAACAGTAGCACAAGCAGAAGCACAAGCAGATGCACAAACACAAGAGAAAGCACAAGCAGAAGCACAAGCAGAAACAGAAACACGAATAGAAGCACAAGCGGAAGCACAAGCAGAAGCACAAGCAGAACCACAAGGAAAAGCACAAACAGAAGCACAAACAGAAGCACAATCAGAAGCACAAGCAGTACCACAA GCAGAAGTACAAGCAGAAGCAAAAGCAGAAGCACAATCAGAAGCATAAGCAAAAGCACAATCAAAAGCACAAACAGAAGTACAAGCAGAAGCTCAAGCAGAAGCACATACAGAAGCACAAGCAGAAGCACAAGCAGATGCACAAGAAGAAGCACAAGAAGATGCACAAGGAGAAGCACAATCAGAAGCACAAGCAGAG AAGCATAAGCAGAAGCACAATCAGAAGCACAAGCAGAAACACAATCAGAAGCAAAATCAGAAGCACAAGCAGAAACAGAAACACGAACAGAAGCACAAGCGGAAGTACAAGCAGAAGCACAAGCAGAAGCGCAAACAGAAGCATAAGCAAAAGCACAAAGAGAAGCACAATCAAAAGCACAAGCAGAAGCACAAGCAGAAGTACAAGCAGAAGCAAAAGCAGAAGCACAATCAGAAGCATAAGCAGAAACACAAGCAGATGCACAAGTAG